One window of Mediterraneibacter gnavus ATCC 29149 genomic DNA carries:
- a CDS encoding septation protein SpoVG family protein — protein sequence MDVEARIYLPEKPLENVWGYGEVTVERLFTFQVRVLKHQKENGEEVSFVSFPRRKVQGRWEDVVHPSQELRERIAEVVNREIRKEIIKDLELPEIVVQSMSLFPVQPKKTVSIVGIATVEVCGLTIKGVTVKQGQDGLFCNLPQYYSEKDGYRDVVRPTSKRIREAISEAVLQEYKVQKNRRWKT from the coding sequence ATGGACGTAGAAGCCAGAATTTATCTGCCAGAAAAACCACTGGAAAACGTATGGGGATACGGGGAAGTCACGGTGGAACGCTTATTTACATTTCAAGTTCGAGTGTTAAAACATCAAAAAGAGAATGGGGAAGAGGTATCCTTTGTCAGCTTTCCCAGGCGAAAAGTGCAAGGCCGGTGGGAAGATGTAGTACACCCCAGTCAAGAACTGCGGGAGAGGATTGCCGAAGTTGTGAATCGGGAAATCCGAAAAGAAATCATAAAAGACTTGGAACTTCCAGAAATCGTAGTTCAGAGTATGAGCCTGTTTCCGGTGCAGCCCAAAAAGACAGTAAGCATCGTAGGGATTGCAACGGTAGAAGTGTGTGGTCTGACAATCAAAGGAGTCACTGTGAAACAGGGACAGGATGGACTTTTTTGTAACCTGCCCCAGTATTACAGTGAGAAAGACGGGTACCGGGATGTAGTACGGCCAACTTCGAAACGGATCCGGGAAGCAATCTCGGAGGCAGTATTGCAGGAATATAAAGTACAGAAGAACAGGAGGTGGAAAACATGA
- a CDS encoding MobC family plasmid mobilization relaxosome protein gives MKRSIFVGVRFQPEEYEFLCEKAEKDPETRMRTGSKNLSAYVRKKTLQESGYQKELQIQKELKELVYQFRKIGTNINQATKQLHIGYEPAAAADRLEKNMKLLEQQFEKMKEELKQTYGNHEDIKH, from the coding sequence GTGAAAAGAAGTATCTTTGTTGGAGTCCGATTCCAACCGGAAGAATATGAATTTCTCTGTGAAAAAGCAGAGAAAGATCCGGAAACACGGATGCGGACAGGAAGCAAAAACCTGTCTGCTTATGTCCGGAAAAAAACACTGCAGGAATCCGGATATCAGAAGGAGCTGCAGATCCAAAAGGAACTAAAAGAACTGGTGTATCAGTTCCGAAAAATCGGAACGAATATCAATCAGGCAACGAAGCAATTACATATCGGATATGAACCGGCGGCTGCGGCAGATCGGCTGGAGAAAAATATGAAACTGTTAGAACAGCAATTCGAAAAAATGAAAGAGGAATTGAAACAAACGTATGGCAATCACGAAGATATTAAACATTAA
- a CDS encoding relaxase/mobilization nuclease domain-containing protein yields the protein MAITKILNIKSQSNLYNAIDYIMKPEKTKEQLWVGGNSGSTTQEVYRTMMDTKQAWGKLDGRKGYHIIISWKPGECTEEKAYQIIQEFCQEYLGENYDYVFGIHTDRKHCHGHIVFNSVNRVTGYKYRYERGDWEKFMQPITDKLCVKYGLPKLEYEKGNRKGVSYGEWKDQGKSSWKNLIRADIDYAISLSESYEEFLEQMRSMHYQIQEGTSREEGAILSLKLPGQGRACRTKKKTLGEAYTVAAIRERIGKEWRSYPVPKPPRLQRCQMHFGRKNIRGISGYQASHVRDIYQIQNRYARGNIYAINQGSMRKHLTEIEKLRADCRYLLTMDIRSREALEQREREVLKEEKRLKQQSSLKWNMQEDEGYRRYQKLEQELGQIPVWDDRFEAVLDEMEELQEQLPKGMELMKDAKEQLQKLREEKRLIRQIKRMDQEHLATYEFAHPIQRKNPEQTRSEIRNRKKGDRQWKPRL from the coding sequence ATGGCAATCACGAAGATATTAAACATTAAATCACAATCCAACCTTTACAATGCAATTGATTACATTATGAAGCCGGAAAAAACGAAAGAGCAGTTATGGGTCGGTGGAAATTCCGGTAGTACGACACAAGAGGTGTATCGTACCATGATGGACACCAAACAGGCATGGGGAAAGCTGGATGGAAGGAAAGGATACCATATCATCATCAGTTGGAAACCGGGAGAATGTACGGAGGAAAAAGCCTATCAGATCATCCAGGAATTCTGCCAGGAATATCTGGGAGAGAACTATGATTATGTGTTTGGAATTCATACCGATCGAAAACATTGCCATGGTCATATTGTGTTCAATTCAGTGAATCGAGTCACTGGTTATAAATATCGTTATGAACGTGGGGACTGGGAAAAATTTATGCAGCCGATCACGGACAAGCTTTGTGTGAAATATGGACTTCCCAAACTGGAATATGAAAAAGGAAACCGGAAAGGAGTCTCATACGGAGAATGGAAAGATCAAGGAAAAAGCAGTTGGAAAAATCTGATCCGTGCAGATATTGATTATGCAATCTCTCTTTCGGAATCGTACGAAGAATTTTTAGAACAGATGCGATCCATGCATTATCAGATCCAGGAAGGAACGTCCCGGGAAGAGGGGGCGATTTTATCCTTGAAACTGCCTGGACAAGGACGGGCTTGCCGTACTAAAAAGAAAACATTGGGAGAAGCCTATACGGTGGCTGCCATCCGGGAGCGGATCGGAAAAGAATGGAGATCCTATCCGGTACCAAAGCCTCCAAGGCTGCAACGCTGCCAGATGCATTTCGGACGGAAAAACATCCGGGGGATCTCCGGATATCAAGCCAGTCATGTCCGAGACATTTACCAGATCCAGAACCGCTATGCCCGTGGAAATATTTATGCGATCAATCAGGGCAGTATGCGGAAACATTTAACAGAGATTGAGAAGCTGCGGGCAGACTGCAGATATTTATTAACCATGGATATCCGAAGCAGAGAGGCGCTGGAACAAAGAGAGCGGGAAGTGCTGAAAGAGGAAAAACGATTAAAGCAGCAAAGTAGCTTGAAATGGAACATGCAGGAGGACGAAGGGTATCGAAGATATCAGAAACTGGAACAAGAGCTGGGGCAGATTCCGGTATGGGATGACCGGTTTGAAGCAGTCCTGGATGAAATGGAAGAATTGCAGGAGCAGTTGCCAAAAGGGATGGAGCTGATGAAAGATGCCAAAGAGCAGTTACAAAAACTGCGGGAAGAAAAGCGGCTGATCCGTCAGATCAAACGGATGGATCAGGAACACCTGGCAACTTATGAATTTGCACATCCAATTCAGAGGAAGAATCCGGAACAGACACGTTCCGAAATTCGGAACAGAAAGAAAGGAGACAGACAGTGGAAGCCCAGGCTATAA